The Pseudomonas azadiae genome includes a window with the following:
- a CDS encoding YbjN domain-containing protein produces the protein MSDLITSVTPQSLTELLQEAGYRVNQTAQNGIVQLLSASQGIGFAVRFGNPAAEQGNYVDFTYSCALRIQGELPEGLAQVWNASRRFARLSVQGEFLLMEMDVVVAGVGATHLRSQLELWDRLLQEFIVYLREYSQQAAQLQAASIDEEAPVL, from the coding sequence ATGAGCGATTTGATCACCAGCGTCACCCCCCAGAGCCTCACCGAATTGCTGCAGGAAGCCGGTTACCGGGTTAACCAGACCGCACAAAATGGCATCGTGCAATTGCTCAGCGCCAGCCAGGGCATCGGCTTCGCCGTGCGTTTCGGTAACCCGGCGGCGGAGCAGGGCAACTATGTGGACTTCACCTACAGCTGCGCGTTGCGCATCCAGGGCGAGTTGCCTGAAGGGTTGGCCCAGGTGTGGAACGCCTCGCGACGCTTTGCGCGGTTGTCGGTGCAGGGCGAATTCTTGCTGATGGAAATGGACGTGGTGGTGGCCGGCGTCGGCGCCACGCACCTGCGTAGCCAGCTGGAATTGTGGGACCGCCTGTTGCAGGAGTTTATCGTCTACCTGCGTGAGTACAGCCAGCAGGCGGCGCAGTTGCAGGCTGCATCGATTGACGAAGAGGCGCCCGTACTGTGA
- a CDS encoding DNA repair protein translates to MNTRICALLLVFVATAASAEGMEERLRTQLRSTTQQLQALQSEQAQASAARLAAENQAKQAQAQIKQLTAELDKARGVAEQLAGQQQNLHSQAQAQVAASNEQIGKFKKAYEELLVLAKGKEAERARLQASLGERDTQVQQCSVKNQQMYGVAQQLLAAYEKIDVAEVMSIRQPFASSARVKFEELAQGFGDDLYKSRFDAPQATANH, encoded by the coding sequence ATGAATACGCGAATCTGCGCGCTGCTCTTGGTGTTCGTCGCCACGGCGGCGTCGGCTGAAGGCATGGAAGAGCGCCTGCGCACGCAACTGCGCAGCACCACCCAGCAATTGCAGGCTTTGCAAAGCGAACAGGCCCAGGCCAGCGCCGCACGCCTGGCCGCCGAAAACCAGGCCAAGCAGGCCCAGGCGCAAATCAAGCAACTGACGGCCGAGCTGGACAAGGCTCGGGGCGTGGCCGAGCAACTGGCCGGCCAGCAACAGAACCTGCACAGCCAGGCGCAAGCCCAGGTGGCGGCGAGTAACGAGCAGATCGGCAAGTTCAAGAAGGCCTATGAGGAACTGCTGGTGCTGGCCAAGGGCAAAGAAGCCGAGCGCGCCCGCTTGCAGGCGTCCTTGGGCGAACGTGACACACAGGTGCAGCAATGTTCGGTCAAGAATCAACAGATGTACGGCGTGGCCCAGCAGTTGCTCGCGGCCTACGAAAAAATCGATGTGGCCGAGGTGATGAGTATCCGCCAGCCGTTCGCCAGCAGCGCGCGGGTCAAGTTCGAGGAACTGGCCCAAGGCTTTGGCGACGATTTGTACAAGAGCCGTTTCGATGCGCCCCAGGCAACCGCCAATCATTGA
- a CDS encoding putative porin gives MISPVNRLTLAVGIVIATLVGQATAAPVAPSENVTINLIRLLVQQGVLTQDTANGLIAQAEKEAQQARQANAAPVVASGPTAAPGDVRVQYVPQAVRDQIRDQVKAEVMATAKQENWAQPNTFPDWVSRVTFDGDIRLRDESRYFSGNNSNEILDYAKLNDSGPYDVNRNTNSKLPPLLNTREDRENLFRLRARLGMKALLAPDWTAGIRLGTGSDNSPVSTTQTLGGGFGKKDIWLDQGYLSWKSSDDVTLTGGRIGNPFYSTDMMYSNDLNFDGVAAIFNHKLNSDWGLFGTLGAFPVEYTSDAASSNGIDKQDSETKWLFGGQIGADWRINQSNRLKLAAAYYQFQDIEGERSSPCSPWAGAPGCDSDGSRVAFMQKGNSVFLLRNNTVNPADPARTPDPQYVGLASKFNVLDLNLAWDTELPSDFKLRTQGNFIHNLGYDKGEMLKRSEGQIVNNVNSNGQFESGGNALMVSFTLGSAMEMRKRGDWNVLAGYKYIQPDALPDGFNDSSFHLGGTNAKGYFIGANYGIEKNIYASARWLSASEVYGAPFEVDVMQLELNTRF, from the coding sequence ATGATTTCCCCCGTGAATCGACTGACCCTGGCGGTTGGCATCGTCATCGCGACCTTGGTCGGCCAGGCGACGGCTGCCCCGGTTGCGCCATCGGAAAACGTCACCATCAACCTGATCCGCCTGCTGGTGCAGCAAGGCGTGCTTACCCAGGACACCGCCAACGGGCTGATCGCCCAGGCGGAAAAAGAAGCCCAACAGGCGCGCCAGGCCAATGCAGCCCCGGTGGTCGCCAGCGGCCCCACGGCTGCGCCCGGCGATGTGCGCGTGCAGTATGTGCCGCAAGCGGTGCGCGATCAGATCCGCGATCAGGTCAAGGCCGAGGTCATGGCCACCGCCAAACAGGAAAACTGGGCCCAGCCCAATACCTTTCCCGACTGGGTCTCGCGCGTCACCTTTGACGGCGATATCCGCCTGCGCGACGAGTCACGCTACTTCTCGGGCAACAACAGCAATGAAATCCTCGATTACGCCAAGCTCAATGACAGTGGGCCTTACGACGTCAACCGAAACACCAACAGCAAATTGCCACCGCTGCTCAATACCCGCGAAGACCGCGAAAACCTGTTCCGCCTGCGCGCACGCCTGGGCATGAAAGCGCTGCTGGCGCCGGACTGGACCGCCGGTATTCGCCTGGGCACCGGTTCCGACAATAGCCCGGTGTCCACCACCCAGACCCTGGGCGGCGGTTTCGGCAAGAAGGACATCTGGCTCGACCAGGGTTATCTGAGCTGGAAAAGCAGTGATGACGTGACGTTGACCGGGGGGCGAATCGGCAACCCGTTCTATTCCACCGACATGATGTATTCCAACGACCTCAATTTCGACGGCGTGGCCGCCATCTTCAACCATAAGCTCAACAGCGACTGGGGCCTGTTCGGCACCCTCGGCGCCTTCCCGGTCGAGTACACCTCGGATGCCGCGAGCAGCAACGGCATCGACAAGCAAGACAGTGAGACCAAATGGCTGTTCGGCGGGCAAATCGGCGCCGATTGGAGGATCAACCAAAGTAACCGCTTGAAGCTCGCCGCAGCCTATTACCAGTTTCAGGACATCGAGGGCGAACGTTCCAGCCCTTGCTCACCGTGGGCCGGGGCACCGGGCTGCGACAGCGATGGCTCGCGTGTGGCCTTCATGCAAAAAGGCAACAGCGTGTTCCTGCTGCGTAACAACACCGTCAATCCGGCGGACCCGGCCAGAACACCCGATCCGCAGTACGTGGGACTGGCGTCCAAGTTCAACGTTCTGGACCTTAACCTGGCCTGGGACACCGAGCTGCCCAGCGACTTCAAGCTGCGCACCCAGGGTAACTTCATTCACAACCTGGGCTACGACAAGGGCGAGATGCTCAAGCGCAGCGAAGGCCAGATCGTCAATAACGTCAACAGCAACGGCCAGTTTGAAAGTGGCGGCAATGCGCTGATGGTCTCGTTCACCCTCGGCAGCGCGATGGAAATGCGCAAACGCGGCGACTGGAACGTGCTGGCCGGCTACAAGTACATCCAGCCCGACGCCTTGCCCGACGGCTTCAACGATTCCTCGTTTCACCTGGGCGGCACCAACGCCAAGGGTTACTTCATTGGCGCCAACTACGGCATCGAAAAGAACATCTACGCCAGCGCGCGCTGGTTGAGTGCATCGGAAGTGTATGGCGCACCGTTCGAAGTCGATGTGATGCAACTGGAACTCAACACGCGCTTTTGA
- a CDS encoding energy transducer TonB family protein, whose protein sequence is MTAQIPITPSPAKNKPPLRPLKWGAGLLLGAVAAWFLWQWANDMSGVRREAPKVPTIIPLPPPPPPPPEKPKEPEPQVEEKIPEPVPTPEPEEVKPAEEAPPSPADDLANPMQIDGDAQSGNDGFNIGAGKGGGMAGSGGGGLGTGTYKQYLAGLFQRLLRDDPQLRKKAYAVQADLWLSAEGQVTRVELVKSSGDAETDAQVLAALRAPHATQRVPASVTMPVRLSLKGRRPD, encoded by the coding sequence ATGACCGCACAAATTCCGATCACGCCATCGCCTGCGAAAAACAAACCGCCGTTGCGCCCGTTGAAGTGGGGCGCCGGCCTGCTGCTGGGCGCCGTGGCGGCCTGGTTCTTGTGGCAGTGGGCCAATGACATGAGTGGCGTACGCCGCGAAGCGCCGAAGGTGCCGACGATTATTCCGTTGCCGCCGCCACCGCCACCGCCGCCGGAAAAACCCAAGGAACCCGAGCCTCAGGTTGAGGAAAAAATACCGGAACCTGTGCCCACGCCTGAGCCGGAAGAGGTCAAGCCGGCCGAGGAGGCACCGCCTTCACCCGCCGACGACCTGGCCAACCCGATGCAGATCGATGGCGATGCTCAGTCGGGCAATGACGGTTTCAACATCGGTGCCGGCAAGGGTGGCGGTATGGCCGGATCCGGTGGCGGCGGCCTTGGCACCGGCACTTACAAACAGTACCTGGCGGGGCTGTTTCAGCGCTTGCTGCGCGATGACCCGCAGTTGCGCAAGAAGGCTTACGCGGTGCAGGCGGATTTGTGGCTGAGCGCCGAAGGCCAGGTCACGCGTGTCGAGCTGGTCAAGTCCAGCGGCGATGCCGAAACCGATGCCCAGGTGCTGGCGGCCTTGCGTGCGCCCCATGCCACGCAGCGTGTGCCGGCGTCCGTGACGATGCCGGTACGTCTGTCCCTCAAGGGCCGACGCCCGGATTGA
- a CDS encoding ExbD/TolR family protein, with translation MASVNSSHDDDDDAAVDSINITPLVDVLMVVLVMFILTATAQVSGIQIHLPKASASVSLSEAKTKAISVNDGGQVFLDAYPVTLGELEERLRIEKALNPDFPVIVRGDAMVQYQKVIEVLDLLRRLELSQVGLVTGKPSQG, from the coding sequence ATGGCTTCCGTAAACAGCTCCCATGACGACGACGATGATGCCGCCGTCGACAGCATCAACATCACGCCCCTGGTGGACGTGCTGATGGTGGTGCTGGTGATGTTTATTCTCACCGCCACCGCCCAGGTCTCGGGCATCCAGATCCACCTGCCCAAAGCCAGCGCTTCGGTGTCGTTGTCGGAGGCCAAGACCAAGGCGATCTCCGTGAATGACGGTGGCCAGGTGTTCCTTGATGCCTACCCGGTGACCCTCGGCGAGCTGGAAGAGCGCCTGCGTATCGAGAAAGCGCTGAACCCGGATTTCCCGGTGATCGTGCGCGGCGATGCGATGGTGCAGTACCAGAAGGTCATCGAAGTGCTCGACCTGTTGCGCCGGCTGGAGCTGTCCCAGGTCGGGTTGGTCACCGGCAAACCGAGCCAGGGCTGA
- a CDS encoding DUF2341 domain-containing protein — translation MQRLFLSLLICLGIALPATAQAWWQDDWHYRKQISVDTTAQGAAINQALGRTALLVRLHTGNFSFDGVKDDGADLRFVSADDKTVFNHQIESFDPLMGMALIWVDVPKVEGGQRQDLWMYYGNQKAAASANGQLTFDPNYTALYHFDGANATPPRDTTAYANTALNATGVSIDGVIGRALQLGGQPLMLPASPSLQQVAGGAFTFSAWLRLDQASGEQVLLARRDGPHSLLLGLNQGMPFVEIDGQRAVSTQPLNPGQWQHLAFTAEGDKVTLYVNGRETATLAVALPAFNSQLAIGADLPETGSTHLPFAGAIDELRLSKVARPAALLLADANAQGAESKLTAYGVDEEQSGIGFGSLGFLLNAVPVDAWVIILVLVAMMFQSWVIMLRKNRQVSRLSSANEIFREHFAQIGTRLEMYADDTQLAERLTHSSLWRLYLVAVKEIRTRRAQGADTSSVSAATIEAIRCSMDGVRTRENQALSSKLSTLSNAIAGGPYIGLLGTVLGIMVVFLGTAMAGDVNINAIAPGMAAALLATAMGLFVAIPALFGYNRLITRNKEVSADMRVFVDEFITRLAEMHGESQHSEAAHRVAHHAPVPA, via the coding sequence ATGCAACGCCTATTCCTGAGCCTGTTGATCTGCCTGGGCATCGCGCTCCCGGCCACTGCCCAAGCGTGGTGGCAGGACGACTGGCACTACCGCAAACAGATTTCGGTGGACACCACCGCCCAAGGCGCCGCGATCAACCAGGCCCTGGGCCGCACCGCGCTGCTGGTGCGCCTGCACACCGGCAACTTCAGCTTTGACGGGGTCAAGGATGACGGCGCCGACCTGCGCTTTGTGAGTGCCGATGACAAGACCGTGTTCAACCACCAGATCGAAAGCTTCGACCCGTTGATGGGCATGGCGCTGATTTGGGTCGATGTGCCCAAGGTCGAAGGCGGCCAGCGTCAGGACCTGTGGATGTACTACGGCAACCAGAAGGCTGCGGCCAGCGCCAACGGCCAACTGACCTTCGACCCGAACTACACCGCGCTTTACCACTTCGATGGCGCCAATGCCACACCGCCCCGTGACACCACGGCCTACGCCAACACCGCGCTGAACGCCACCGGCGTGAGCATCGACGGCGTGATCGGCCGCGCCTTGCAGCTCGGCGGCCAGCCGCTGATGCTGCCGGCCAGCCCATCGCTGCAACAGGTTGCCGGCGGCGCGTTCACCTTCAGCGCCTGGCTGCGCCTGGACCAGGCCAGTGGCGAGCAGGTGCTGCTGGCCCGCCGCGACGGCCCCCACAGCCTGTTGCTGGGGTTGAACCAAGGCATGCCGTTCGTCGAGATCGACGGCCAGCGCGCCGTGTCGACCCAACCGCTCAACCCCGGCCAATGGCAGCACCTGGCATTCACCGCCGAAGGTGACAAGGTCACGCTGTATGTGAATGGCCGCGAAACCGCGACCCTGGCCGTCGCCTTGCCGGCCTTCAATTCCCAACTGGCCATTGGCGCCGATCTGCCGGAAACAGGCAGCACGCACCTGCCATTCGCCGGGGCAATCGATGAGCTGCGCCTGTCCAAGGTGGCGCGCCCGGCGGCACTGTTGCTGGCCGATGCCAATGCCCAGGGTGCCGAGTCGAAGCTTACGGCCTATGGCGTGGACGAAGAACAGTCCGGCATAGGTTTCGGTAGCCTGGGCTTCCTGCTCAACGCCGTACCGGTGGACGCCTGGGTGATCATCCTGGTGCTGGTGGCGATGATGTTCCAGTCGTGGGTGATCATGCTGCGCAAGAACCGCCAGGTCAGCCGCCTCAGCAGTGCCAACGAGATCTTCCGCGAGCACTTCGCGCAGATCGGCACCCGCCTGGAGATGTACGCCGACGACACGCAACTGGCTGAGCGTCTGACCCATTCTTCGCTGTGGCGCCTGTACCTGGTGGCGGTCAAGGAGATCCGCACCCGCCGCGCCCAGGGCGCCGACACCTCATCGGTCTCGGCCGCGACCATCGAAGCCATCCGCTGCTCCATGGACGGTGTGCGCACCCGCGAAAACCAGGCGCTCAGCTCCAAACTCTCGACCCTGTCCAACGCCATCGCCGGCGGCCCCTACATCGGCCTGCTCGGTACGGTGCTGGGGATCATGGTGGTGTTCCTCGGCACGGCGATGGCCGGTGACGTCAACATCAACGCCATCGCGCCGGGTATGGCGGCGGCCTTGCTGGCCACGGCCATGGGCCTGTTCGTCGCGATCCCGGCGCTGTTCGGCTACAACCGCCTGATCACGCGCAACAAGGAAGTCAGTGCGGACATGCGCGTGTTCGTCGACGAGTTCATCACCCGCCTGGCGGAAATGCACGGCGAGAGCCAGCACAGTGAAGCGGCGCACCGCGTTGCCCATCACGCACCGGTTCCGGCCTGA
- a CDS encoding ShlB/FhaC/HecB family hemolysin secretion/activation protein → MEHLFKLTLALCCVTLWSLTQTALADEEAAARKVDVNEYFVRGNTALDAATIEEAVYPFLGPQKTLADIEGARDALQKIYQSRGYQSVFVELPEQKVDDGIVYLQVSETKVGRVRVVGAKHYSPVEIREQVPALKEGAVPDFATVQTQLAGLNRSAGRQVTPLVREGQRPGTMDVDLQVEDQNPWHASLGLNNDYSADTEKLRSVATLGYDNLWQLGHSVSLTYFTAPQDTSNAEVWSGAYSAPLDERWTLQFSGYQSDSNIATIGGSNVLGKGHSYGVSTIYNLPAAGNWANSFSFGIDFKDFDEQLRLGSSSDQVPLKYAPFTFGYNGYRYSEKSQLGLGLNLVVGTRAFFGYGSDAQEFSAKRWNASPSFAALKGDATFTYTFTNDWQSATKGGFQLASGPLVSNEQYSAGGATSVRGYLAAERTGDEGYLLSQELRTPSLAKFLGSYVQEWRFYAFAEGARLRLHDPLPEQEDEYSLASVGLGTRASLSKWLSGSLDWGYPLLDGPNTQKQDSRLHFSVQATF, encoded by the coding sequence GTGGAGCATCTGTTCAAATTAACGCTGGCGCTGTGTTGCGTGACGCTTTGGAGCCTGACGCAAACGGCGCTGGCCGATGAGGAAGCGGCGGCGCGCAAGGTCGACGTCAACGAGTATTTCGTGCGCGGCAACACGGCGCTGGATGCGGCGACCATTGAGGAGGCGGTGTATCCGTTTCTCGGCCCGCAAAAGACCTTGGCCGATATCGAAGGCGCCCGCGATGCGCTGCAGAAGATCTACCAGTCGCGCGGCTACCAGTCGGTGTTTGTCGAGTTGCCGGAGCAGAAGGTCGACGACGGGATCGTCTACCTGCAAGTCAGCGAAACCAAGGTCGGCCGTGTGCGTGTGGTCGGTGCCAAGCACTATTCACCGGTGGAGATCCGCGAGCAAGTCCCGGCGCTGAAAGAAGGCGCGGTACCGGATTTCGCCACGGTACAAACCCAACTGGCCGGGCTCAACCGCAGTGCCGGTCGGCAGGTCACGCCACTGGTGCGCGAAGGCCAGCGGCCGGGCACCATGGATGTGGATTTGCAGGTCGAAGACCAGAACCCCTGGCATGCCAGCCTCGGCCTGAACAATGATTACAGCGCTGACACCGAGAAGCTGCGCTCGGTCGCCACCCTGGGTTACGACAACCTGTGGCAACTGGGCCACAGCGTTTCCCTGACCTACTTCACCGCCCCCCAGGACACCTCGAACGCCGAGGTGTGGTCAGGCGCTTACAGCGCGCCGCTGGATGAACGCTGGACCCTGCAGTTCTCCGGTTACCAGTCCGACAGCAATATCGCCACCATCGGCGGCAGCAACGTGTTGGGCAAAGGCCATTCCTACGGCGTGTCGACGATCTACAACCTGCCCGCCGCCGGCAATTGGGCCAATTCGTTTTCCTTCGGCATCGATTTCAAAGACTTCGATGAGCAGTTGAGACTGGGCAGCAGCAGCGATCAGGTGCCGCTCAAGTACGCGCCGTTCACCTTCGGCTACAACGGCTACCGCTACAGCGAAAAATCCCAGCTGGGCCTGGGCTTGAACCTGGTGGTCGGCACCCGTGCGTTCTTCGGCTACGGCAGCGATGCGCAGGAGTTTTCCGCCAAGCGCTGGAACGCCAGCCCGAGTTTCGCGGCGCTCAAGGGCGATGCCACGTTCACCTACACCTTCACCAACGATTGGCAGTCGGCGACCAAAGGCGGCTTCCAGCTCGCCTCCGGACCGCTGGTGTCCAACGAACAGTATTCCGCCGGCGGCGCCACCTCGGTGCGCGGTTACCTCGCGGCCGAGCGCACCGGCGACGAGGGCTACTTGCTCTCCCAGGAACTGCGCACGCCGTCCCTGGCCAAGTTTCTCGGCAGTTATGTGCAGGAGTGGCGCTTTTATGCGTTCGCCGAAGGCGCGCGCCTGCGCCTGCACGACCCGCTGCCCGAACAAGAAGACGAATACAGCCTGGCCAGTGTCGGCCTGGGCACCCGCGCCAGTTTGAGCAAATGGTTGTCCGGCAGCCTGGATTGGGGTTACCCGCTGCTCGATGGACCGAACACCCAGAAACAGGACTCGCGACTGCACTTCAGTGTGCAGGCGACTTTCTGA